Proteins from one Ahaetulla prasina isolate Xishuangbanna chromosome 2, ASM2864084v1, whole genome shotgun sequence genomic window:
- the LOC131189595 gene encoding lamina-associated polypeptide 2-like, with the protein MADRSKSPSRASASPSPGHLTNVAPPPHKSRSKSKASATKSKSSTSLQSSAAAERDASRRQRALDRQFDKAKLKLAEEGRETSVPLIEDSPLLNQPGWSPTIPSSSGGNQETICSVFGDSSTAMPEPPHQAPSATFTPTAAAVSHREDSNPAISQDIRHLIMQTISQGIDDAFTQRGFPVPSPSGSSDQRPHFESHPPRPCARRTRSPTPSHHSEDSFLGEEDIAEYNLSEDEESTPDKLAPTGLFRHELFYTLLHKAKVTANMGVALRQSEGDSDPSDPNKFLFTEPVSEQRVIPSPKLFLDTIQRQWGHPGAIPNPSGADKKMYMTDQDLEDLLKVPTVDTPIATLASPSNIIPSDVADGLRTEDRRAELSTRKTHQAAAWAIRSATAASFFARTSLIWLRQMQERVPHDDSRLHQDINKLIAAAEYTADATLNSAKFASRALASSITSRRLLWLRQWQADMKTKWRLAAAPFKGGSLFGEALDPILVEGKDKCKILPHVSRRLDRRPSLPYRRQPFRAQDPGFQSPAHQRSFQPPTDRFQDRQSFRDRTRQSQTRRPYRGSGFRPYRRNK; encoded by the coding sequence atggcggatcgcagcaaatctccttcccgggcttctgcctcgccctccccAGGACACCTTACTAacgtggctcctccccctcacaagagcagatccaaatcaaagGCCTCTGCCACTAAATccaagtcttctacttctctccaatcctctgctgctgcagagagagatgcctccagaagacaacgggccttggataggcaatttgataaagcaaaactaaaattagctgaggaaggcagggaaacttctgtcCCACTAATTGAAGATTCTCCTCttttaaatcagcctggatggtctcccactatccctagtaGTTCAGGAggaaaccaggaaacaatttgttcagtttttggagattcttctacagccatgcctgagcctccacatcaggcaccttctgccaccttcactcccacagcagcggcAGTCTCCCAtagagaggacagtaatcctgccatttctcaggatatacgtcatcttattatgcaaaccatttctcaaggcattgacgatgctttcactcagagaggtttcccagtTCCATCCCCTTCGGGCAGTtctgaccaaagaccccattTTGAGAGCCACCCTCCCAGACCTTGCGCACGGCGCACACGATCTCCAACCCCTTCACAtcatagtgaggactcctttttgggggaggaagatatagcagagtataatctgtctgagGACGAAGAGTCTACCCCAGACAAGCTTGCTCCtaccggcctttttcgccatgaacTTTTCTACACATTGCTACACAAGGCgaaagttacggccaacatgggggttgccttacgccaatctgagggagattcagatccgtcagaccccaacaaattcctttttactgaaccagtctcagagcaacgggtaattccttcacccaagcttttcttggacaccatccaacgtcaatggggtcacccaggtGCCATTCCTAATCCCAGTGGcgcagacaaaaagatgtacatgacggatcaagatctggaggacctcctcaaggtccctaccgtagacaccccaattgccactcTAGCTTCTCCCTCCAACATCATACCTTCAGATGTAGCAGACGGTCTCCGAACGGAGGACCGCAgggcggaactctccacccgcaaaacccatcaagcggccgcttgggctatcagatctgccacagcagcctcattctttgccaGAACCTCCTTaatatggctcagacaaatgcaggagagggtTCCTCACGATGattccagattacatcaggacataaacaaattgatagcggctgctgaatacactgcggatgccacccttaactctgcaaaatttgcatcccgagcccttgcctccagcatcacctccaggaggctgttatggctcagacaatggcaagccgacatgaagaccaaatggcggttagcggctgccccctttaagggtggatctctctttgggGAAGCCCTAGAtcctattttagttgagggaaaagacaaatGTAAGATCCTTCCCCACGTCTCCAGACGTTTAGACAGACGGCCTTCTCTaccttaccgcagacagccttttcgcgCCCAGGATCCCGGGTTTCAATCCCCGGCCCATCAACGCTCCTTCCAACCTCCCactgacaggtttcaggacagacagtcctttcgtgatAGGACCAGacaatcccagaccagacgtccctaTCGCGGATCCGGCTTCCGACCTTATCGtaggaacaaatga